The Coffea eugenioides isolate CCC68of chromosome 8, Ceug_1.0, whole genome shotgun sequence genome has a segment encoding these proteins:
- the LOC113781379 gene encoding pentatricopeptide repeat-containing protein At2g02750 produces MAHQISQLVRNGLYREVLALYSQLHSASVPASFLPKNFAFPFLLKACASLKALSQAQMLHAHIIRTGFQFQMHTATALTNVYMKLKLVDDATKIFDEIPKPTIDLCNAVISGFAQNGFCKEALNMFQLISSRRIRPDSVTIASGLSGSSDAEQGVQLHCLAIKIGVETDIYAATSLLTMYLNCGDLGSAEKVYGLIHCKNVVCYNAYMSGMLQNGAHLQVLNVFNEMRGSSSGNPNLVTLISVTSACAKLKYLRFGRQVHGFTMKGLLRFDTKVGTALVDMYSKCGSWDSAYGVFKELGNGRSLITWNSMIAGMMLNDQSELAIELFVQLEDNQLTPDSATWNLMISGFSRLGQEAEAFLFFRKMLSENILPSLKSVTSLLTACSALSALHFGQEIHAHVLRSGISDDEFLATALVDMYMKCGKTTLAECVFNQFNIKPRDPAFWNAMISGYSRNGRSEDGFKLFYQMLEEKVHPNSATFNCMLSMCSHTGEVDLGWQIFRSMVVNYGLQPTSEQLYIMIDLLGRSGQLKEAQQLLGGITEPSASVLASLLGACEQHADFELGEEIARELSALEPDNPIPFVILSNIYAGLEKWKDVERIRDIMSKRQLKKLPASSTIGVI; encoded by the coding sequence CCTCATTTCTTCCCAAAAACTTCGCATTTCCTTTTCTCCTCAAAGCATGCGCCAGCCTAAAAGCTCTCTCCCAAGCCCAGATGCTGCATGCCCATATTATTAGAACTGGGTTCCAGTTCCAAATGCACACTGCTACTGCTCTCACGAATGTGTACATGAAACTGAAGCTGGTGGATGATGCAACCAAGATATTCGATGAAATTCCTAAACCAACTATTGATCTATGTAATGCCGTCATTTCTGGGTTTGCTCAAAATGGGTTTTGTAAGGAGGCTCTGAATATGTTTCAGCTAATTAGTTCTCGGAGGATTAGACCGGATTCCGTTACTATAGCTAGTGGCTTATCTGGGAGCAGTGATGCTGAGCAGGGTGTGCAATTGCATTGTTTAGCTATTAAGATTGGTGTCGAAACCGATATTTATGCAGCAACGTCGTTGTTGACAATGTACTTGAATTGTGGAGATTTGGGCTCGGCTGAAAAGGTTTATGGATTGATTCATTGCAAGAAtgtggtttgctataatgcatATATGTCGGGGATGCTGCAGAATGGGGCTCATTTACAGGTCTTGAATGTGTTTAATGAGATGAGAGGATCATCTAGTGGAAACCCGAACTTAGTTACGTTGATCTCGGTTACTTCTGCTTGCGCAAAACTTAAATATCTTCGCTTTGGGAGACAAGTCCATGGGTTTACTATGAAAGGATTATTAAGGTTTGACACTAAGGTTGGAACTGCACTTGTAGATATGTACTCGAAATGTGGCTCTTGGGATTCTGCTTATGGGGTGTTTAAGGAACTGGGTAATGGTAGAAGCTTAATAACATGGAATTCGATGATTGCAGGAATGATGTTGAATGATCAAAGTGAGCTTGCAATTGAGCTTTTTGTACAATTGGAAGATAACCAGTTGACGCCAGATTCAGCAACATGGAATTTGATGATCAGTGGGTTTTCCCGGTTGGGACAAGAAGCTGAAGCTTTCCTCTTCTTCAGGAAAATGCTCTCTGAGAATATTTTGCCCAGTCTGAAATCTGTCACAAGTTTATTAACTGCTTGTTCAGCTCTGTCCGCGCTGCACTTTGGACAAGAGATTCATGCACATGTTCTTAGGTCAGGGATCAGTGATGATGAATTTTTGGCCACTGCACTCGTTGATATGTATATGAAATGCGGGAAAACTACTTTAGCCGAATGTGTTTTTAACCAATTCAACATAAAGCCTCGTGATCCAGCATTTTGGAATGCAATGATATCTGGCTACAGCAGAAATGGCAGAAGTGAAGATGGCTTTAAGTTGTTCTACCAGATGCTGGAGGAAAAAGTGCATCCAAATTCAGCAACTTTCAACTGCATGCTGTCAATGTGTAGTCATACTGGCGAAGTTGACTTAGGGTGGCAAATTTTCCGGTCGATGGTTGTTAACTATGGTTTACAACCGACTTCAGAGCAACTCTACATCATGATTGATCTACTTGGTCGGTCTGGTCAACTGAAAGAAGCTCAACAACTATTGGGAGGAATAACAGAGCCCTCAGCCTCTGTTCTTGCTTCGTTGCTTGGAGCTTGTGAACAGCATGCAGATTTTGAGCTGGGCGAAGAGATTGCTAGAGAGCTTTCAGCTTTAGAGCCTGATAATCCTATTCCCTTTGTTATTCTATCCAACATATATGCTGGACTAGAAAAGTGGAAGGATGTGGAAAGAATTAGGGATATAATGAGCAAAAGGCAATTGAAAAAACTCCCTGCCTCCAGTACGATAGGAGTGATATGA
- the LOC113779331 gene encoding probable phospholipid hydroperoxide glutathione peroxidase produces the protein MFPMAFSSVFSAPLHTLSQANKLNFTPNSVYPVTGSIVSSIKTNFGSSKSAFFQHGFSLPSSNLSGFLLKSSSFSTISARAATEKSIYDFTVKDIDRNDVSLSKFKGKILLIVNVASKCGLTTSNYKELSHIYEKYKTQGFEILAFPCNQFGGQEPGSNPEIKQFACTRFKAEFPIFDKVDVNGPTTAPVYQFLKSNAGGLLSDLIKWNFEKFLVDKNGKVVQRYPPTTSPFQIEKDIQKLLAA, from the exons ATGTTCCCAATGGCATTTTCTTCAGTTTTTTCGGCCCCTTTGCATACTCTTTCGCAAGCTAATAAGCTGAACTTCACTCCAAACTCTGTTTACCCTGTCACGGGTTCTATTGTTTCATCAATCAAAACCAACTTTGGATCATCAAAATCAGCTTTTTTCCAACATGGGTTTTCTCTTCCATCTTCTAATCTTTCAGGGTTTCTGTTAAAGTCTTCATCTTTCAGCACAATCAGTGCTAGAGCTGCCACAGAGAAAAGCATTTATGATTTCACTGTGAAG GATATTGATCGGAATGATGTTTCACTTAGCAAATTCAAAGGGAAGATCCTTCTGATTGTCAATGTAGCATCAAAATG TGGCTTGACAACATCAAACTACAAAGAGCTATCTCATATATATGAGAAGTACAAAACTCAAG GGTTTGAAATTCTAGCCTTCCCTTGTAACCAGTTTGGAGGGCAAGAACCAGGGTCAAATCCAGAAATTAAACAGTTTGCCTGTACAAGGTTTAAAGCagaatttccaatttttgataag GTGGATGTTAATGGACCAACTACTGCCCCAGTCTACCAGTTTTTAAAGTCAAATGCTGGAGGATTATTGAGTGATTTGATCAAGTGGAATTTTGAGAAGTTTCTAGTTGATAAAAATGGCAAAGTTGTTCAAAGATATCCACCTACGACATCTCCTTTCCAGATAGAG AAGGATATCCAGAAGCTACTTGCAGCATAA
- the LOC113780535 gene encoding pentatricopeptide repeat-containing protein At3g29230-like, translating into MAVLSSSPVLPTSLQSWNKIIKKQVLEGCHEKAILSFIHMQELGHFADNFTYPILLKAAANLSLDKLGLALHGQIIKNVFCNHSFVQTALVNLYSSFGCSKDAYRVFQQITAKDIVVWNSMLDAYAAAGQMEDATSIFGSMPCKDLFSYNTMVSGYARSGNMILAENIFNIIQRRDTISWNSMILACCNAGEMERARKFFNQMPWRNIITWNTMLAGYLGRNCFDSAIALFEEMKEKEYNPDYLTITNVLSACASLGLLEKGEEVHIFALEKGLTSSAHVTTALIEMYAKCGRILSSLQVFYKSQVMDIYGWNAMISGLALHGQALAAFKLFDDMKGKDLRPDDITFIGLLSACSHSGLVHKGLELFSSMEKKYVVNPKLEHYGCIVDLLGRAGFLCHAFQLIESMPFEPGKSIVGALLGACVIYRDTEIGEKVVKLLLKRNGSLTDGEYMMVANLYASCKNLEEANRWMNMMNASGITKTAGCSIIQVNGEMYRFVAGDKSNLINSNAI; encoded by the coding sequence ATGGCTGTGCTTTCTAGCAGTCCTGTTCTTCCAACTTCTTTACAATCTTGGAACAAAATCATAAAGAAGCAAGTGCTTGAGGGGTGTCACGAGAAAGCTATTCTAAGTTTCATACATATGCAAGAACTTGGTCATTTTGCTGATAATTTTACATATCCCATTTTGCTGAAAGCAGCTGCAAATCTTTCGCTGGACAAACTCGGATTAGCCCTTCATGGTCAGATAATAAAAAATGTTTTCTGTAATCATTCTTTTGTTCAAACTGCATTGGTAAATCTGTACTCAAGTTTTGGATGCAGCAAGGATGCCTATAGGGTTTTTCAGCAGATTACCGCAAAAGACATCGTTGTTTGGAACTCAATGTTAGATGCATATGCTGCTGCAGGTCAGATGGAGGATGCAACGAGTATCTTTGGTTCAATGCCTTGTAAGGACCTTTTCTCCTACAACACAATGGTGTCTGGATATGCTAGAAGTGGGAACATGATATTGGCTGAAAATATTTTCAACATAATTCAAAGAAGAGACACAATTTCGTGGAACTCAATGATTTTAGCTTGTTGTAATGCTGGAGAAATGGAGAGAGCAAGgaaatttttcaatcaaatgCCCTGGAGAAATATCATCACATGGAACACAATGCTTGCTGGCTATTTAGGCAGGAATTGCTTTGATTCTGCGATTGCTCTGTTTGAGgaaatgaaggaaaaggaaTATAATCCTGATTACTTAACAATTACCAATGTATTATCTGCCTGTGCCAGCTTGGGATTGCTCGAAAAAGGTGAAGAAGTGCACATTTTTGCACTAGAGAAGGGACTAACATCAAGTGCACACGTAACAACTGCTTTGATAGAAATGTATGCTAAATGTGGAAGGATTCTGAGTTCTTTACAGGTTTtctacaagtcccaagtcaTGGATATCTATGGTTGGAACGCAATGATTTCAGGGCTTGCTCTTCATGGTCAAGCACTTGCTGCTTTTAAACTCTTTGATGATATGAAAgggaaagatttaaggcctgaTGACATAACCTTCATTGGCTTGCTTAGTGCATGTAGTCATTCAGGATTAGTGCACAAGGGTCTTGAGCTTTTCAGTTCTATGGAGAAGAAATATGTAGTAAATCCAAAGTTGGAACACTATGGATGCATTGTTGATCTTCTGGGAAGAGCTGGATTTCTATGTCATGCATTTCAACTGATTGAGTCGATGCCGTTCGAACCGGGAAAATCCATTGTAGGTGCTTTGCTTGGTGCTTGTGTGATTTATAGGGATACTGAAATTGGAGAGAAAGTGGTGAAATTGTTGTTGAAAAGAAATGGAAGTTTAACTGATGGGGAGTATATGATGGTGGCTAACTTGTATGCTTCTTGCAAGAATCTGGAAGAGGCTAACAGATGGATGAATATGATGAATGCTTCTGGTATTACCAAGACTGCTGGATGTAGTATCATTCAGGTCAATGGGGAAATGTATAGATTTGTAGCTGGGGATAAAAGCAACTTGATCAATAGTAATGCTATCtaa